DNA from Danaus plexippus chromosome 6, MEX_DaPlex, whole genome shotgun sequence:
ttattttagctatcaataatatttacgatCCTAAATAAATTAGGTAACTGACTTACAGATCTGGTGGGTTATCTCCGActgtaaaataagaaaaataattttaagtcatgctgtaatattttaacatattatctatttaatgagatctaagaatttcgcgagttttattcatttaaatgaaactagtattattcggatatactacgcggattttattatttaaaaactacataatcccgacgtttcggttattttgcacacctcgtctgcccgtgatcacggttgctgcaaagtaaccgaaacgtcgggattatgtagtttttaaataataaaatccgcgtagtatatccgaataatactagtttcatttaaatattatctattttagTTTAAGGAATACGCTGTTATAATTCAAACAGTAAAATTATCACAAAGAAAAATTCTCTATGACCTGTTATGGTGATGGGTAATATCACTTAAACTTATACTTACTGGAATATTCCTTAACGACACCACCGTCATTGGTGAAGACGGTGGTACCGCCAGATTTACGCACTTTACCGTCCGGTCCAAGGCTAGATGAGCTGGATGAACTAACGAGGATACCGCTGAAGTTGGGATTATCGTTGTTGATAAGGTCATGCTTCGATGGTATTACGACTGATGGCAGGTTGGGGAAAGTTGGGAATGGGGGGAAGGAGGGGAATGGTGGAAAATTAAGCTTCGGAAAGTGAGGAAAGGTTGGAAATGTTGGAAATATTGGAAACTGTAAAAGAGTTCACATATTCATTCATTATGAACTAtagattatatgaaaataagcaaaaatatatattgtattgtggtgttcgtaaattaatattatattatcaaaatttcaaCTCACCTTATGATCCTCcctgaaatgtaaaattaactattaataattatttttaatgatctgAATGGTTctcattctttttttaaatctctcattcttttttaaatctcaCCATCgagttacatttatatattatctgtgtaaTTAATAAAGGTG
Protein-coding regions in this window:
- the LOC116778702 gene encoding seroin-like isoform X2, with the protein product MMGNTLFFMIAFIAASTNANFAWSSAGSREDHKFPIFPTFPTFPHFPKLNFPPFPSFPPFPTFPNLPSVVIPSKHDLINNDNPNFSGILVSSSSSSSLGPDGKVRKSGGTTVFTNDGGVVKEYSIGDNPPDL
- the LOC116778702 gene encoding seroin-like isoform X1, with the translated sequence MMGNTLFFMIAFIAASTNANFAWSSAGSREDHKFPIFPTFPTFPHFPKLNFPPFPSFPPFPTFPNLPSVVIPSKHDLINNDNPNFSGILVSSSSSSSLGPDGKVRKSGGTTVFTNDGGVVKEYSIGDNPPDLSVSKK